Proteins from one Patescibacteria group bacterium genomic window:
- a CDS encoding helix-turn-helix domain-containing protein, giving the protein MLKKYKTRVQPIKTDFVENIKKSEKKNQNNKYPPLTEKNIKNPLWLSVSEAAKLGGVQTKTIRRAIKSGHLRYKIIGNRYLINLESLIAFSYSKRKLMNKLNEHGLGQYIEKWEK; this is encoded by the coding sequence AGACACGCGTCCAGCCAATTAAAACCGACTTTGTTGAAAACATTAAAAAATCAGAAAAAAAGAATCAAAACAATAAGTATCCACCCCTTACAGAAAAAAACATAAAAAATCCTCTCTGGCTTTCCGTTTCTGAAGCGGCCAAATTGGGCGGAGTGCAGACAAAAACCATCAGGCGGGCCATAAAGTCCGGCCATTTAAGGTATAAAATTATTGGCAACCGCTATTTAATCAATTTGGAATCCCTGATAGCTTTCTCATACTCTAAAAGAAAATTAATGAATAAATTAAACGAACACGGCCTTGGGCAATATATAGAAAAGTGGGAAAAATAG